From the Candidatus Tanganyikabacteria bacterium genome, the window AGCGCAAGGTTCCGACCATCGTCATCTGCGAAAAAACCGACCGGCTTTACCGCAACCTGCCGGACTGGGTCAAGATGGAAGCCCTCATGAAAGAGCACGGCGTCATCCTGCACTTGTACAAGGAAGGCGTGGTGCTCTCGAAGGATTCCAGGTCGAACGAGACCTTCATCCACGGCATCCAGGTCCTAATGGCCAAGCGGTACGTCGACAACCTCGCCGAAGAGGTCACCAAGGGGATGACCGAGAAAGCCCGGCAGGGCTATTACCCGGGCGCAGCACCGCCGGGCTATCTCAACAACCCAGCCACCCGGCGGTTTGATGTGGATGAGGAGCGTGCGCCAGTGGTGCGCCAGTTGTTCGATCTGTATGCCACCGGCAACTACTCCCTCGCAGATCTACGTACCGTTGCCGAGCGCGAGGGCCTCACCAGCAACCGCAGGAACGTCCAGCCCCTCGGCACTTCCTCGATCGACCGGATGCTCGACAATCCGGTCTATGTCGGCCGCTTCATCTGGAAGGGTGTCGAGTACGAAGGCAAGCACGTCCCGCTGATCACGCCCGAGCTGTTCATGAAGGTGCAGGCAATCAAGCACGGGCGCAAGGGTGGCGAGTACCAGGGCCGAACCTTCGCATTCACCGGTCTACTGACCTGCGGGTACTGCGGCTGTGCCATCACCGCCGAGATCAAGAAGGGTAAGTACGTCTACTACCATTGCACCGGCGGGCGAGGGAAATGCCAGGGCCAGGGCGCCGCGCTCCGGGAAGAGGACATCGACCGGCAGCTCGCCGACGTCGTGTCCGGACTCAAAATGGATGACCGCGTCTTCGCCACCCTGCGAAAGGGGCTCAAGGCCGCCCACGAGGACGAGCGGGAGTACCACGCCCGCGCCTTGGCCAACCTCAACGGGCAACTGACCAAGGTCTCGAACCGGATCAGGCAGATCTACATCGACAAGCTGGATGGACAGATCGACACCGCCACGTACGACGAGTTCAAGACGAAGTTCGAGGCCGAACGGGAAGTCCTGAGATCCCAGATCGCCGCCCATGAGAAAGCCGACAAGGACTATCTGGAGTACGGCGCTCGCCTCTTAGAACTCGCCCAAACCGCCTATCTGTCCTACTACCGGCGATCGCCGCACGAAAAGCGCAGGCTCTTGAACTTCGTACTATCGAACTGCGTTCTGATGTCAAAGCGGCTGATCCCGGAATACCGGAAACCCTTTGACCTGATTGCCTCAGC encodes:
- a CDS encoding recombinase zinc beta ribbon domain-containing protein — encoded protein: MLDNPVYVGRFIWKGVEYEGKHVPLITPELFMKVQAIKHGRKGGEYQGRTFAFTGLLTCGYCGCAITAEIKKGKYVYYHCTGGRGKCQGQGAALREEDIDRQLADVVSGLKMDDRVFATLRKGLKAAHEDEREYHARALANLNGQLTKVSNRIRQIYIDKLDGQIDTATYDEFKTKFEAEREVLRSQIAAHEKADKDYLEYGARLLELAQTAYLSYYRRSPHEKRRLLNFVLSNCVLMSKRLIPEYRKPFDLIASAARDSRKGGSLDPDGPGFPSRRVPPRGFEPLLPP